Proteins from one Microtus pennsylvanicus isolate mMicPen1 chromosome 7, mMicPen1.hap1, whole genome shotgun sequence genomic window:
- the Tfap2b gene encoding transcription factor AP-2-beta isoform X1 produces the protein MHSPPRDQAAIMLWKLVENVKYEDIYEDRHDGVPSHSSRLSQLGSVSQGPYSSAPPLSHTPSSDFQPPYFPPPYQPLPYHQSQDPYSHVNDPYSLNPLHQPQQHPWGQRQRQEVGSEAGSLLPQPRAALPQLSGLDPRRDYHSVRRPDVLLHSAHHGLDAGMGDSLSLHGLGHPGMEDVQSVEDANNSGMNLLDQSVIKKVPVPPKSVTSLMMNKDGFLGGMSVNTGEVFCSVPGRLSLLSSTSKYKVTVGEVQRRLSPPECLNASLLGGVLRRAKSKNGGRSLRERLEKIGLNLPAGRRKAANVTLLTSLVEGEAVHLARDFGYICETEFPAKAVSEYLNRQHTDPSDLHSRKNMLLATKQLCKEFTDLLAQDRTPIGNSRPSPILEPGIQSCLTHFSLITHGFGAPAICAALTALQNYLTEALKGMDKMFLNNTTNRHTSGEGPGSKTGDKEEKHRK, from the exons ATGCACTCACCTCCTAGAGACCAGGCTGCCATCATGCTCTGGAAACTCGTGGAGAATGTCAAGTACGAAGACATCTATGAG GACCGGCACGATGGCGTCCCAAGCCATAGCTCGAGACTCTCTCAGCTGGGCTCTGTGTCCCAAGGCCCCTACTCGAGCGCCCCGCCGCTGTCCCACACGCCATCATCGGACTTCCAGCCACCCTACTTCCCACCCCCCTACCAGCCACTACCTTACCACCAGAGTCAAGACCCCTACTCCCACGTCAACGACCCCTACTCCCTGAACCCTCTCCATCAGCCCCAGCAGCATCCCTGGGGGCAGCGACAGAGACAAGAAGTGGGTTCAGAAGCCGGCTCTCTACTGCCCCAGCCCCGGGCAGCCTTGCCCCAGCTCTCGGGCCTTGACCCCCGAAGGGACTACCACTCTGTCCGGCGGCCAGACGTGCTGCTACATTCGGCACACCACGGCCTGGACGCCGGCATGGGCGACAGCCTCTCGTTGCACGGTCTTGGGCATCCCGGCATGGAAGATGTGCAG TCAGTTGAAGATGCCAATAATAGCGGCATGAACCTATTGGACCAGTCAGTCATTAAAAAAG TTCCTGTCCCTCCCAAATCTGTCACTTCTCTAATGATGAATAAAGATGGCTTCTTGGGAGGGATGTCCGTCAACACCGGCGAGGTCTTTTGCTCGGTTCCAGGCCGTTTATCTCTGCTCAGCTCAACTTCAAAATACAAAGTAACTGTGGGAGAAGTTCAGAGACGGCTCTCGCCCCCTGAATGCCTCAACGCGTCTCTCCTTGGCGGCGTCCTCAGaag AGCCAAATCGAAAAATGGGGGGAGATCCTTGAGAGAAAGGCTAGAAAAAATCGGTTTGAATTTACCCGCGGGCAGGCGCAAAGCAGCAAATGTCACCTTACTCACCTCCCTGGTGGAAG GGGAAGCCGTTCACTTAGCTCGGGACTTTGGGTATATTTGCGAAACAGAGTTTCCTGCTAAAGCCGTGTCCGAGTATTTGAACAGACAGCACACGGACCCCAGTGACCTGCACTCCAGAAAGAATATGCTTCTGGCCACCAA GCAACTTTGTAAAGAGTTCACAGATCTGCTGGCGCAGGACCGGACACCGATCGGTAACAGCCGGCCCAGTCCCATCCTGGAACCGGGCATCCAAAGCTGCCTCACGCACTTCAGTCTCATCACGCACGGCTTCGGCGCCCCGGCCATTTGCGCTGCACTCACGGCCCTGCAGAACTATCTCACCGAAGCGCTCAAAGGCATGGACAAGATGTTCTTGAACAACACCACTAACAGGCACACGTCTGGGGAAGGCCCAGGTAGTAAAACTGGCGACAAGGAGgaaaaacacaggaaatga
- the Tfap2b gene encoding transcription factor AP-2-beta isoform X2: MLVHTYSSMDRHDGVPSHSSRLSQLGSVSQGPYSSAPPLSHTPSSDFQPPYFPPPYQPLPYHQSQDPYSHVNDPYSLNPLHQPQQHPWGQRQRQEVGSEAGSLLPQPRAALPQLSGLDPRRDYHSVRRPDVLLHSAHHGLDAGMGDSLSLHGLGHPGMEDVQSVEDANNSGMNLLDQSVIKKVPVPPKSVTSLMMNKDGFLGGMSVNTGEVFCSVPGRLSLLSSTSKYKVTVGEVQRRLSPPECLNASLLGGVLRRAKSKNGGRSLRERLEKIGLNLPAGRRKAANVTLLTSLVEGEAVHLARDFGYICETEFPAKAVSEYLNRQHTDPSDLHSRKNMLLATKQLCKEFTDLLAQDRTPIGNSRPSPILEPGIQSCLTHFSLITHGFGAPAICAALTALQNYLTEALKGMDKMFLNNTTNRHTSGEGPGSKTGDKEEKHRK; the protein is encoded by the exons ATGTTAGTCCACACCTATTCATCCATG GACCGGCACGATGGCGTCCCAAGCCATAGCTCGAGACTCTCTCAGCTGGGCTCTGTGTCCCAAGGCCCCTACTCGAGCGCCCCGCCGCTGTCCCACACGCCATCATCGGACTTCCAGCCACCCTACTTCCCACCCCCCTACCAGCCACTACCTTACCACCAGAGTCAAGACCCCTACTCCCACGTCAACGACCCCTACTCCCTGAACCCTCTCCATCAGCCCCAGCAGCATCCCTGGGGGCAGCGACAGAGACAAGAAGTGGGTTCAGAAGCCGGCTCTCTACTGCCCCAGCCCCGGGCAGCCTTGCCCCAGCTCTCGGGCCTTGACCCCCGAAGGGACTACCACTCTGTCCGGCGGCCAGACGTGCTGCTACATTCGGCACACCACGGCCTGGACGCCGGCATGGGCGACAGCCTCTCGTTGCACGGTCTTGGGCATCCCGGCATGGAAGATGTGCAG TCAGTTGAAGATGCCAATAATAGCGGCATGAACCTATTGGACCAGTCAGTCATTAAAAAAG TTCCTGTCCCTCCCAAATCTGTCACTTCTCTAATGATGAATAAAGATGGCTTCTTGGGAGGGATGTCCGTCAACACCGGCGAGGTCTTTTGCTCGGTTCCAGGCCGTTTATCTCTGCTCAGCTCAACTTCAAAATACAAAGTAACTGTGGGAGAAGTTCAGAGACGGCTCTCGCCCCCTGAATGCCTCAACGCGTCTCTCCTTGGCGGCGTCCTCAGaag AGCCAAATCGAAAAATGGGGGGAGATCCTTGAGAGAAAGGCTAGAAAAAATCGGTTTGAATTTACCCGCGGGCAGGCGCAAAGCAGCAAATGTCACCTTACTCACCTCCCTGGTGGAAG GGGAAGCCGTTCACTTAGCTCGGGACTTTGGGTATATTTGCGAAACAGAGTTTCCTGCTAAAGCCGTGTCCGAGTATTTGAACAGACAGCACACGGACCCCAGTGACCTGCACTCCAGAAAGAATATGCTTCTGGCCACCAA GCAACTTTGTAAAGAGTTCACAGATCTGCTGGCGCAGGACCGGACACCGATCGGTAACAGCCGGCCCAGTCCCATCCTGGAACCGGGCATCCAAAGCTGCCTCACGCACTTCAGTCTCATCACGCACGGCTTCGGCGCCCCGGCCATTTGCGCTGCACTCACGGCCCTGCAGAACTATCTCACCGAAGCGCTCAAAGGCATGGACAAGATGTTCTTGAACAACACCACTAACAGGCACACGTCTGGGGAAGGCCCAGGTAGTAAAACTGGCGACAAGGAGgaaaaacacaggaaatga